One region of Chryseobacterium sp. SORGH_AS_0447 genomic DNA includes:
- the trpD gene encoding anthranilate phosphoribosyltransferase, whose product MKEILQYLFNHHTLSKSQAKAIMIEIAQNKFNATEVTAFVTVFLMRNITLQELEGFREALLQMAVPVDINAEDAIDIVGTGGDGKNTINISTLASFVVAGAGQKITKHGNYGASTITGSSNVLEALGYEFKNNSEQLQEELDKANICFLHAPYFHPALQSVGALRKSLGLRTFFNLLGPLVNPAKPQFSVIGVYNLEIARIYQYLLQKDRRNFTLVHGMDGYDEISLTGDSKIISKKGEAVYTTEDLGFPAVTPESIQAADTPKETAKIFRNILEGKGTEEQNSVVLANAAVALYHTGKFGNYANCLTMAKESLHGGKALQSLKLLLNE is encoded by the coding sequence ATGAAAGAAATCCTTCAATACCTTTTCAATCATCATACCTTATCCAAATCGCAGGCAAAGGCCATCATGATTGAAATTGCACAGAATAAATTCAATGCCACGGAAGTCACGGCTTTCGTAACCGTTTTCCTGATGCGGAATATTACCCTGCAAGAACTGGAAGGTTTCCGCGAAGCCCTCTTGCAGATGGCCGTTCCGGTGGACATTAATGCAGAAGATGCCATCGATATCGTAGGAACCGGCGGCGACGGAAAAAACACCATTAATATTTCCACCCTGGCGAGTTTTGTGGTGGCCGGAGCCGGACAGAAAATAACGAAACACGGAAACTACGGGGCTTCCACCATTACCGGATCATCCAATGTGCTGGAAGCATTGGGGTATGAATTTAAAAACAATTCGGAACAACTTCAGGAAGAGCTCGACAAGGCCAACATCTGCTTTTTGCACGCTCCTTATTTTCATCCGGCACTACAATCCGTCGGAGCGCTTAGAAAATCATTGGGACTGCGAACTTTTTTCAATCTCCTGGGCCCGCTGGTAAATCCTGCGAAGCCACAATTTTCAGTGATCGGTGTTTACAATCTCGAGATTGCACGGATTTACCAGTATCTTCTGCAAAAAGACCGTCGTAATTTTACACTGGTTCACGGAATGGATGGATATGATGAAATCAGCCTTACAGGTGACAGCAAGATCATCAGTAAAAAAGGCGAAGCCGTGTATACAACAGAAGATTTAGGTTTTCCGGCGGTGACACCCGAAAGCATCCAAGCTGCCGATACGCCGAAGGAAACGGCAAAGATTTTTAGGAATATTCTTGAAGGAAAAGGAACAGAAGAACAAAATTCGGTGGTGCTGGCCAATGCAGCCGTTGCCTTATATCATACCGGTAAATTCGGGAATTACGCAAACTGCCTTACAATGGCAAAAGAAAGTCTTCACGGCGGAAAAGCTTTGCAAAGCCTGAAATTGTTATTAAATGAATAA
- a CDS encoding protein-glutamine glutaminase: MKKLLLSMMAFVTIASFNACADSNANQDPTLTAKEFSENVQNFGRTVPVTMEKENGKYRVNFIITAQNFEIQDSKENAAYISMIREAVENETPIHVFLKTNTNEIVKVDEPTEEDIRYFKSLLTKETRSETQKAVSVIPNQSTLNSLFAQIKSQSCGTSTASSPCITFRYAVDGCYARAHKMRQILLNAGYDCEKQFVYGNLKASTGSCCVAWGYHVAILVSFKNASGTVEKRIIDPSLFTSGPVTDTAWRNACVNTSCGSASASSYANTAGNVYYRSPSGSLLYDNNYVNTNCVLTTFASLSGCSPSPAPSVSNCGF, encoded by the coding sequence ATGAAAAAACTTCTGTTATCCATGATGGCATTTGTAACCATTGCGTCTTTCAATGCCTGTGCAGATTCAAATGCCAATCAGGATCCTACGCTCACAGCAAAGGAATTCAGTGAAAATGTTCAAAACTTCGGAAGAACCGTTCCGGTAACGATGGAAAAAGAGAACGGCAAATACCGGGTGAACTTTATCATTACCGCCCAGAATTTTGAAATTCAGGACAGCAAAGAAAACGCAGCATACATCTCTATGATCAGAGAGGCTGTAGAAAATGAAACGCCGATCCATGTTTTCCTGAAAACCAATACCAACGAAATTGTAAAAGTAGACGAACCAACGGAAGAAGATATCCGTTATTTTAAATCTCTGCTTACCAAAGAAACACGTTCGGAAACCCAGAAGGCCGTAAGCGTAATTCCGAACCAATCTACGCTCAACAGCCTTTTCGCCCAGATCAAAAGCCAGTCCTGCGGGACGTCCACTGCGTCTTCGCCTTGTATAACCTTCAGATACGCCGTGGACGGATGTTATGCCAGGGCTCACAAAATGAGACAGATTCTGCTCAATGCAGGATATGACTGCGAAAAACAATTCGTTTATGGAAACCTGAAAGCTTCTACCGGCAGCTGCTGCGTAGCCTGGGGGTATCATGTGGCGATATTGGTCAGTTTTAAAAATGCTTCAGGAACGGTAGAGAAAAGAATTATCGACCCTTCCCTATTCACCAGCGGACCGGTAACGGATACAGCCTGGAGAAATGCATGTGTGAATACCAGCTGCGGATCTGCATCGGCTTCGTCTTACGCCAACACTGCAGGAAATGTATATTACAGAAGCCCGTCCGGATCTTTATTGTATGACAACAATTATGTAAATACCAATTGTGTTTTGACCACTTTCGCATCTCTTTCAGGGTGCTCGCCCAGCCCTGCACCGAGTGTGTCAAACTGTGGATTCTAA
- a CDS encoding anthranilate synthase component I family protein: MFSKKIKVKTVSRKTLGDLRTPMNIYLQVRDKFRDTILLESSDSKNIDNNFSFIAINAIAGIEIKTMTEFEVKLPGQEPVKQSIGGQKITEILQDFAHVFECENTNDPIEKTAQSLFGYTSFEAVQFFENLTFKPQSPEVEIPILRYRLYQYVIAINHYNDEMHIIENQIAGIKPELYVLESLIKNQNSVVYPFEKDGEETSNITDEEYIDLAKTAQKHCMRGDVFQLVLSRRFEQKFKGDEFNVYRTLRNINPSPYLFFFDYGNYRLFGSSPESQLIIRNNKAVIHPIAGTFKRTGHLETDLQSIEALKNDEKENAEHTMLVDLARNDLGKLGKNVTVTKLKEIQLFSHVIHMVSEVTADVQEKTNPFEMVAATFPQGTLSGAPKHKALQLIDRYEKDSRGYYGGCIGMIGLDGECNQAIMIRTFLSKNNTLYYQAGAGLVAKSNPESELQEVNNKLNALKKAVEKAEKLVDS; this comes from the coding sequence ATGTTCAGTAAAAAAATAAAAGTAAAAACCGTTTCAAGAAAAACGCTGGGTGATCTCCGGACACCGATGAATATTTATCTTCAGGTCCGTGACAAATTCAGGGATACCATCCTGCTGGAAAGCTCGGATTCCAAAAATATCGACAATAATTTTTCCTTTATCGCCATCAATGCCATTGCCGGAATCGAGATCAAAACCATGACGGAATTTGAGGTAAAACTTCCCGGCCAGGAACCGGTAAAACAATCCATCGGAGGGCAAAAAATCACGGAAATCCTACAGGACTTCGCCCATGTATTCGAATGTGAAAACACCAACGATCCCATTGAAAAGACTGCACAGAGCCTCTTCGGATATACCAGTTTTGAAGCAGTACAGTTTTTTGAAAACCTGACCTTTAAGCCACAAAGCCCGGAAGTGGAAATCCCGATCCTCCGGTACCGCCTGTATCAGTATGTGATTGCCATCAACCACTACAATGATGAAATGCACATCATTGAAAACCAGATCGCAGGGATCAAGCCGGAACTCTATGTGCTGGAAAGTCTTATTAAAAATCAGAATTCCGTGGTCTATCCTTTCGAGAAAGACGGCGAAGAAACTTCAAACATCACCGATGAAGAATATATTGACCTGGCGAAAACCGCGCAGAAGCACTGCATGAGAGGTGATGTCTTCCAACTGGTATTAAGCAGAAGGTTTGAGCAGAAATTTAAAGGAGACGAATTCAACGTTTACCGCACATTGAGAAATATCAATCCCTCTCCTTACCTGTTTTTCTTTGATTACGGAAATTACAGGCTCTTCGGATCCAGCCCTGAAAGCCAGCTGATCATCAGAAACAACAAAGCGGTCATCCATCCTATCGCCGGTACCTTTAAAAGGACCGGACATCTCGAAACCGACCTGCAATCTATTGAAGCTTTAAAAAATGACGAAAAGGAAAATGCCGAACACACGATGCTGGTCGATCTTGCCAGAAACGATCTGGGTAAACTCGGGAAAAACGTTACGGTAACCAAACTGAAGGAAATCCAGCTTTTTTCCCATGTTATCCATATGGTAAGCGAGGTAACGGCAGATGTACAGGAAAAAACAAATCCTTTTGAAATGGTGGCAGCCACCTTTCCTCAGGGTACCTTAAGCGGAGCGCCGAAGCATAAAGCCCTCCAGTTAATCGACAGATATGAAAAAGATTCCCGGGGCTATTACGGCGGCTGTATCGGAATGATCGGGTTAGATGGCGAATGCAACCAGGCCATTATGATCCGTACTTTCTTAAGCAAAAACAATACGCTGTACTACCAGGCCGGAGCCGGACTCGTCGCCAAATCCAACCCGGAAAGCGAGCTCCAGGAAGTAAACAATAAGCTGAATGCTTTGAAAAAGGCAGTGGAAAAAGCAGAGAAGCTTGTTGATAGTTGA
- the trpA gene encoding tryptophan synthase subunit alpha: MNHNNIQHPASGSQPQKKLNLYFTAGIPELENTAEIIQLIQDSGADMMEIGMPYSDPVADGPVIQQAHERALQNGMTIEKLFTQLKSVKDEIKIPVILMGYVNPVLSFGFENFCRECLESGVSGLIIPDLPPIEFEKNYRKILEQYQLNFTFLVTPETSDERILYLDSLSSGFLYAVSSSSTTGNENTVLKNEDYLSRLASLPLKNPVMIGFGIKSREDFENVTEKADGGIIGTAFVNILLQQTDWKKQAPDFIRSING; this comes from the coding sequence ATGAACCATAATAACATCCAGCATCCAGCTTCCGGCTCCCAGCCTCAAAAAAAATTAAACCTCTACTTCACCGCAGGAATTCCCGAATTGGAAAACACGGCTGAAATCATACAATTAATCCAGGATTCGGGAGCCGATATGATGGAAATCGGGATGCCGTATTCCGATCCGGTGGCAGACGGGCCGGTTATCCAGCAGGCACATGAACGGGCACTACAAAACGGAATGACCATTGAAAAACTGTTTACCCAATTGAAATCCGTTAAAGATGAAATCAAAATCCCTGTGATTCTGATGGGGTACGTCAATCCCGTTTTAAGTTTCGGCTTTGAAAATTTCTGCCGGGAATGTTTGGAAAGCGGGGTTTCCGGATTGATTATCCCTGATTTGCCGCCGATCGAATTTGAAAAAAACTACCGCAAAATTTTAGAACAGTACCAACTGAATTTCACTTTTCTGGTAACTCCGGAAACTTCGGATGAAAGGATCTTATACCTCGATTCTTTAAGCTCGGGATTCTTGTATGCCGTAAGTTCTTCCTCAACGACAGGAAACGAAAATACCGTACTGAAAAACGAAGACTATCTTTCAAGACTGGCATCGCTTCCACTAAAAAATCCGGTGATGATCGGCTTCGGCATCAAATCCAGGGAAGATTTTGAAAATGTCACCGAAAAAGCGGACGGCGGGATTATCGGAACCGCGTTTGTGAACATCCTTTTACAGCAAACAGACTGGAAGAAGCAAGCCCCTGATTTCATCCGTTCCATTAACGGGTAA
- a CDS encoding four helix bundle protein translates to MEYTNLDVWVESRKLTNSIYDSTKNYPKEEIFGLTNQIRRAAVSVPSNIAEGCGRNTAKATIKFLFIVRGSLYELETQLYLSYDQKYINEKQFTELLHQTILCKNY, encoded by the coding sequence ATGGAGTACACAAATTTAGATGTATGGGTTGAATCAAGAAAACTTACTAACAGTATATATGATTCAACTAAAAATTATCCGAAAGAAGAAATATTCGGTTTAACCAATCAGATCAGAAGAGCAGCTGTATCTGTTCCTTCAAATATAGCAGAAGGATGCGGAAGAAATACAGCGAAAGCAACAATCAAATTTCTGTTTATTGTCAGAGGTTCGTTGTATGAGTTGGAGACCCAACTGTATTTATCTTATGATCAAAAATATATAAATGAAAAGCAATTTACAGAACTCTTACATCAGACAATTCTCTGCAAAAATTATTGA
- the trpB gene encoding tryptophan synthase subunit beta, whose amino-acid sequence MNYKNPDENGYYGEFGGAFIPEMLYPNVEELQKSYIDIIESEDFQQEYQELLKNYVGRATPLYFARNLSQKYNTNIYLKREDLNHTGAHKINNALGQVLLAKRLGKNRIIAETGAGQHGVATATACALLGLECIVYMGEVDIQRQAPNVARMKMLGAKVVPATSGSKTLKDAVNEALRDWINHPVTTHYVIGSVVGPHPFPDLVARFQSIISKEIKEQLLEQAGRENPDYVIACVGGGSNAAGTFYHFVNEKDVKIIAAEAGGFGVNSGKSAATTFLGTLGVLHGSKSLVMQTEDGQVIEPHSISAGLDYPGIGPFHANLFREQRAEFFSVNDDEALQSAFELTKLEGIIPALESAHALSVLDKKEFDENDIVVICLSGRGDKDMETYLKKLDEESEKMEA is encoded by the coding sequence ATGAATTATAAAAACCCGGATGAAAACGGATATTACGGTGAATTTGGCGGGGCGTTCATCCCTGAAATGCTGTATCCGAATGTAGAAGAATTGCAGAAAAGCTATATTGATATTATTGAGTCGGAAGATTTTCAGCAGGAATACCAGGAGCTTTTAAAAAATTATGTCGGCCGTGCGACACCTTTGTATTTCGCAAGAAACTTAAGCCAAAAGTACAACACCAATATTTACCTGAAGCGGGAAGACCTCAACCATACGGGAGCCCATAAGATCAACAATGCGTTGGGACAGGTTTTATTGGCCAAACGGCTTGGGAAAAACAGGATTATTGCAGAAACAGGAGCCGGCCAGCACGGCGTAGCCACCGCCACGGCCTGCGCATTGTTGGGACTGGAATGCATCGTTTATATGGGAGAAGTTGATATTCAGCGGCAGGCGCCGAATGTAGCGCGGATGAAGATGCTGGGTGCAAAAGTAGTTCCCGCCACTTCCGGTTCGAAGACTTTGAAAGATGCGGTGAATGAAGCATTACGCGACTGGATCAACCATCCGGTAACGACACATTACGTTATTGGAAGTGTGGTCGGGCCACACCCCTTTCCGGATCTGGTAGCGCGGTTCCAAAGTATTATTTCAAAAGAAATTAAGGAGCAGCTGCTGGAGCAGGCCGGCCGGGAAAATCCGGATTACGTCATTGCCTGTGTCGGTGGCGGAAGCAATGCGGCAGGAACTTTTTACCATTTTGTCAATGAAAAAGACGTAAAAATCATCGCTGCTGAAGCCGGAGGTTTTGGCGTAAATTCCGGAAAGTCTGCCGCAACGACTTTTCTTGGAACATTGGGCGTCTTGCACGGAAGCAAAAGCCTGGTCATGCAGACGGAGGACGGACAGGTGATCGAACCGCATTCGATTTCCGCAGGCCTGGATTATCCCGGAATCGGGCCATTCCATGCCAATCTGTTCAGAGAGCAACGTGCCGAATTTTTCAGCGTGAATGATGATGAAGCCTTACAGTCGGCTTTTGAACTGACAAAATTGGAAGGTATTATTCCTGCACTGGAAAGTGCCCATGCCCTATCCGTTTTAGATAAAAAAGAATTTGACGAAAACGATATCGTGGTGATCTGCCTAAGCGGCCGCGGGGATAAAGACATGGAAACGTATTTGAAAAAGCTGGATGAAGAAAGCGAGAAGATGGAAGCCTAA
- a CDS encoding NAD(P)H-dependent oxidoreductase: protein MSLIEDLNWRHAVKAYDPAKKVSQEDVYKILESARLAPTSSGLQPFRVIVVENQELKEEMVKGALNPEVMRDCSHVLVFAAWDSYSDEKIDKVYDHHTDVRDLPRGRFSSYTDKIKEIYGAQTPEEHFAHTARQTYIALGLAMAQAAELKIDSTPAEGFSNEVVDDILKLRDLGLKSVSLLYLGYRDEKNDWLSHMKKVRIPMEEFVITK, encoded by the coding sequence ATGTCATTAATAGAAGATTTAAACTGGAGACATGCCGTAAAAGCTTATGATCCGGCAAAAAAAGTATCACAGGAAGATGTATATAAAATTTTAGAATCAGCGAGGCTGGCTCCTACTTCATCGGGACTGCAGCCGTTCCGTGTTATCGTAGTGGAAAATCAGGAACTGAAAGAAGAAATGGTAAAAGGTGCTTTGAATCCGGAAGTGATGAGGGACTGTTCCCACGTACTGGTATTTGCCGCCTGGGACAGTTATTCGGATGAGAAAATCGATAAAGTATATGATCATCATACCGATGTAAGGGATTTACCGAGAGGCCGTTTTTCCAGTTATACTGATAAAATCAAAGAAATCTACGGGGCCCAGACGCCAGAAGAACATTTTGCCCACACTGCCAGACAAACCTATATTGCATTAGGATTGGCCATGGCACAGGCAGCAGAACTGAAAATCGACAGTACTCCGGCCGAAGGCTTCAGCAACGAGGTGGTGGATGACATCTTAAAATTAAGAGATCTGGGATTAAAAAGTGTGAGCCTTCTTTATCTGGGTTACCGTGATGAAAAAAATGACTGGCTGTCGCACATGAAAAAAGTAAGAATTCCGATGGAGGAATTTGTTATCACAAAATAA
- the trpC gene encoding indole-3-glycerol phosphate synthase TrpC, with the protein MNILDKIISRKKEELAFSKSEVPIQQLKDSEFFGRKGLSLKETLKSKSGIIAEFKRQSPSKGIINDKVSPLEVIAAYENFGASAVSVLTDLDFFGGRFDDILSIRNHIHIPVLRKDFMVDEYQFYEAKSIGADVILLIAACLSPQQVQEFTALAHELDLEVLLEIHSEEELQHLNPHIDFAGINNRNLKDFKVDLQHSVDLKNMLPEEILSVAESGIYSEEDFKYLKEKGFDGFLMGEYFMKDENPGNKFSEFVSHVTI; encoded by the coding sequence ATGAATATTTTAGATAAAATTATCAGCAGGAAAAAAGAAGAACTGGCCTTCTCGAAATCAGAAGTTCCCATTCAGCAGCTGAAAGATTCGGAATTTTTTGGGAGAAAAGGTCTTTCATTAAAAGAAACATTGAAAAGCAAAAGCGGGATTATTGCTGAATTTAAAAGACAGTCGCCGTCCAAAGGCATAATCAATGACAAGGTTTCACCGCTGGAAGTGATTGCTGCATACGAAAACTTTGGAGCCAGCGCAGTTTCCGTTCTGACGGACCTGGATTTTTTTGGCGGCCGTTTTGATGACATCCTGAGCATCAGAAATCATATTCATATTCCGGTTTTAAGAAAAGATTTCATGGTGGATGAATACCAGTTTTATGAAGCCAAATCCATCGGAGCGGATGTCATCTTACTGATTGCAGCCTGCCTGTCTCCTCAGCAGGTTCAGGAATTCACGGCACTTGCTCATGAACTGGACCTGGAAGTATTGCTCGAAATCCATTCGGAGGAAGAATTACAACACCTTAATCCCCATATCGATTTTGCGGGCATCAACAACAGGAATTTAAAGGATTTCAAAGTAGACCTGCAACATTCCGTTGATCTGAAAAACATGCTTCCCGAAGAAATTCTATCCGTTGCCGAAAGCGGTATTTATAGCGAAGAAGATTTTAAATATTTAAAAGAAAAAGGATTTGACGGGTTTTTGATGGGTGAATATTTTATGAAAGACGAAAACCCGGGAAATAAATTCTCTGAATTTGTTTCCCATGTAACAATATAA
- a CDS encoding phosphoribosylanthranilate isomerase: MIKSQQPFAGSHQPKLKVCGLTKIEQIQELILLDNDFLGFIFYEKSPRYVLNHLTLQEISMIGHQGKVGVFVNETLEKIAETAEQGNLNFIQLHGDEDEYFIAELRKAIHPKTGIIKAIRVGDQSRDELQETIDSILPKVNYLLFDTDSKAFGGTGKTFDWNLLNKIEIPLPYFLSGGISDENFDNIKTLHQQPFALDINSKFEIEPGIKDLEKIKKLKKEIEKSPKGTAYNRIG; this comes from the coding sequence ATGATAAAAAGCCAGCAGCCATTTGCCGGAAGCCATCAGCCGAAGCTTAAAGTCTGCGGATTGACTAAGATCGAACAGATTCAGGAACTGATTTTGCTGGACAACGATTTTCTTGGTTTTATCTTTTACGAAAAGTCGCCGAGGTATGTGCTGAATCATCTGACATTGCAAGAAATTTCGATGATCGGTCATCAAGGGAAAGTCGGGGTTTTTGTAAACGAAACCCTGGAAAAAATAGCAGAAACAGCAGAGCAGGGAAACCTGAATTTTATTCAGCTGCATGGTGATGAGGATGAATATTTTATTGCTGAACTGAGAAAAGCAATCCATCCTAAAACCGGAATTATCAAAGCCATCCGGGTAGGAGATCAGAGCCGGGACGAATTACAGGAAACCATCGACAGTATCCTGCCTAAGGTCAACTATCTGCTATTTGATACCGATTCCAAAGCATTCGGCGGAACCGGGAAAACATTTGACTGGAATCTATTGAACAAAATAGAAATCCCCCTTCCCTATTTTTTAAGCGGTGGAATTTCAGATGAAAATTTTGATAACATAAAGACATTGCATCAGCAACCTTTTGCTTTGGATATCAATTCAAAATTTGAAATTGAACCGGGCATTAAGGATCTGGAAAAAATAAAAAAATTAAAAAAAGAAATAGAAAAAAGTCCCAAAGGGACGGCTTACAACAGAATCGGATAG
- a CDS encoding aminodeoxychorismate/anthranilate synthase component II, whose protein sequence is MKHTEPSTINNQQSTITHQPSTATHQPSSKVLVFDNYDSFTYNLVQIIERILDARVDVVKNDQIALAEIDQYDKIVLSPGPGIPEEAGILLEVIKEYAPTKSILGVCLGQQAIAEAFGGSLINLTEIYHGVSTPADFVKNDTKIFKDLASGIEVGRYHSWVVNREDLPEELEITAIDKDGMIMALQHKTYDVHGVQFHPESILTPEGETIIKNFLLS, encoded by the coding sequence ATGAAACATACAGAACCATCAACAATCAACAATCAACAATCAACCATAACCCATCAACCATCAACCGCCACCCATCAACCATCGTCCAAAGTCCTGGTATTCGATAATTACGACAGTTTTACTTACAACCTCGTCCAGATTATTGAAAGGATTCTTGATGCCAGGGTGGATGTCGTGAAAAATGATCAAATTGCTTTAGCTGAGATTGATCAATATGACAAGATCGTGCTTTCTCCCGGCCCGGGAATTCCTGAAGAAGCGGGCATTCTGCTGGAAGTGATTAAAGAATATGCGCCTACCAAAAGCATTCTGGGCGTTTGTCTTGGTCAGCAGGCCATTGCAGAGGCTTTCGGCGGAAGCCTGATCAATCTTACGGAAATTTATCATGGCGTTTCCACACCTGCCGATTTTGTAAAGAATGATACGAAAATTTTTAAAGATCTTGCCAGCGGAATTGAAGTCGGACGATACCATAGCTGGGTGGTGAACCGTGAAGATTTACCTGAGGAACTGGAAATTACGGCCATCGATAAAGACGGCATGATCATGGCTTTGCAGCATAAAACCTATGATGTACATGGGGTTCAGTTCCATCCGGAAAGTATCCTGACCCCGGAAGGAGAAACAATTATTAAAAATTTTCTGTTATCTTAA
- the lipB gene encoding lipoyl(octanoyl) transferase LipB: MNTIQNKTVVFEDLGTREYQPAWDYQESLMKNIIDLKIKNRDLPAEQHIATPNHFLLVEHPHVYTLGKSGHEENMLAGIDKLKEIDATFVKVNRGGDITYHGYGQIVGYPILDLENFFTDIHKYMRNLEEVIIRTIAEYGLKGERSPGETGVWLDVGKPYARKICAMGVKASRWVTLHGFALNVNTDMRYFEYIIPCGIKDKQVTSLKRELERELTPEEMEDIKAKIRKHFEEVFEAELIYK, from the coding sequence ATGAATACCATTCAGAATAAAACCGTCGTCTTTGAAGATTTAGGAACCCGCGAATACCAGCCGGCCTGGGATTATCAGGAGTCCCTGATGAAAAACATCATCGATCTTAAAATAAAGAACCGTGATCTTCCCGCCGAACAACATATCGCAACACCCAACCATTTCCTATTGGTGGAACATCCGCATGTTTATACGCTGGGAAAAAGCGGACATGAAGAAAATATGCTTGCCGGAATCGACAAATTAAAGGAAATCGATGCCACCTTTGTGAAAGTCAATCGTGGCGGTGACATTACCTACCATGGTTACGGGCAGATCGTAGGTTATCCGATCCTGGACCTGGAAAATTTCTTTACCGACATCCACAAATATATGCGGAACCTGGAAGAAGTCATCATCCGCACCATTGCCGAATACGGACTGAAAGGAGAACGTTCTCCCGGGGAAACCGGCGTATGGTTGGATGTTGGAAAACCCTATGCCCGCAAGATCTGTGCAATGGGGGTAAAAGCTTCTCGCTGGGTAACCCTGCATGGTTTTGCCTTAAATGTGAATACCGATATGCGGTATTTCGAATACATCATTCCGTGCGGGATCAAAGACAAACAGGTTACTTCGCTGAAAAGAGAACTGGAAAGAGAACTGACCCCTGAAGAAATGGAAGACATCAAAGCAAAGATCAGAAAACATTTTGAGGAGGTTTTTGAGGCGGAACTCATTTACAAATAG